Proteins co-encoded in one Papaver somniferum cultivar HN1 chromosome 5, ASM357369v1, whole genome shotgun sequence genomic window:
- the LOC113279779 gene encoding DNA-directed RNA polymerases II and IV subunit 5A-like, whose translation MVDTISEASIKANVIEGRLQKTDVEENAKGKSGSFVTKRDERSKEKGKSNDREGLVCNHCKQIGHVVDKCWMKYPNLKPKGLQKKEAIMATLVTQVPKEVQGLTDPNQKLSLMAGGVEELTKDDPRERLFTVKMQVKTTLIDIVIDPGILGSPYLWDRDAVLHRREQKYTFTKDGKDFVIRSINSPLEGASLITTTRAKRYPSSQNQVTRLFRIRRTVMHMLNDRGYLVGDFEINETRAEFLTRFVDTFMRENLDIKKSMRNDSNDHIYVFFPNNPKVNIDTMKICIKRMQNDEVYKAIVVAQQNLTPVAKKFIGEFSSKFHMEVFQEAELLVNISRHVLVPEHQLLTPEEKKTLLERYTLKETQLPRIQITDHIARYYGLKRGQVVKIIRPSETAGRYVTYRYVV comes from the exons atGGTAGATACAATCTCCGAAGCAAGCATAAAAGCTAATGTCATTGAAGGCAGGCTTCAGAAAACTGATGTTGAGGAAAacgccaaggggaagtctggaAGTTTCGTCACTAAAAGAGATGAAAGGAGCAAAGAGAAAGGGAAGTCTAATGACCGAGAAGGTTTAGTTTGTAATCATTGCAAACAAATAGGGCATGTTGTTGATAAGTGTTGGATGAAGTatcctaatctaaaaccaaaagggttGCAGAAGAAAGAAGCCATAATGGCAACACTAGTCACACAAGTTCCAAAAGAAGTCCAAGGACTAACAGACCCTAATCAAAAGCTCTCTCTAATGGCAGGAGGCGTGGAAGAACTTACAAAAGACGATCCTAGGGAACGACTCTTCACGGTTAAGATGCAGGTTAAGACAACACTAATAGATattgttattgacccgggaa tacttggtagtccttacttgTGGGATCGAGATGCGGTTTTACATAGGAGGGAGcaaaagtatacctttaccaaagatgggaaaGATTTTGTAATACGATCTATTaactctcctcttgagggagcaagcttGATTACAACCACTCGGGCTaaacg ATACCCTAGCTCTCAAAACCAAGTTAC GAGGCTGTTCAGAATCCGGCGTACAGTGATGCATATGTTGAATGACAGAGGTTACTTAGTCGGAGATTTTGAAATCAACGAGACAAGAGCAGAATTTCTCACTAGATTTGTGGATACTTTTATGAGAGAAAATCTTGATATCAAGAAAAGCATGAGAAACGATAGTAATGATCATATATATGTTTTCTTCCCTAATAATCCCAAAGTTAACATTGATACAATGAAGATTTGCATTAAACGGATGCAGAATGATGAGGTCTACAag GCAATTGTGGTTGCTCAACAGAATTTAACTCCCGTTGCCAAGAAGTTTATCGGTGAATTTTCTTCCAAGTTCCATATGGAGGTCTTCCAG GAAGCGGAGCTGCTTGTCAACATCAGTCGGCATGTTCTTGTCCCTGAACATCAACTTCTCACACCCGAAGAAAAGAAAACTTTGCTGGAGCGTTATACTCTGAAAGAAACTCAG CTACCCCGAATTCAGATTACAGATCACATTGCTAGATATTATGGACTAAAACGTGGGCAAGTGGTGAAGATTATCAGGCCTAGTGAGACAGCAGGGAGATACGTCACATACAGATATGTTGTTTGA